A part of Dreissena polymorpha isolate Duluth1 chromosome 13, UMN_Dpol_1.0, whole genome shotgun sequence genomic DNA contains:
- the LOC127856569 gene encoding sentrin-specific protease 1-like: MIHSFTNKFKSLIFASEEKDDVPNVDRKRKRPFDEGPDGVELGGVKKIKTERTSSFFDLFSTNIVQNMADWVQKKTPALFNWGSVEDKPVNHNGNGVRRNGDHHTDSFKKSSAPLSYSRNDVPTAYRPGTFQVYEPTYKQLTTDNLSRGPLHKRSTENRTVQTDDLPGTLIPNRPHRAKEKFITRNKHQFSASESVRLDERARYQQLLQKFTTVPLGETGDTAKKEIKHPVRVPELTKFYFKGNDSILGATVGPDVKKDVPSRSTRQDSVKFKVHPSQKSTPRPVVNGTTSPVDESLIHITDISAIPSLQPDSVRKQPPPKIIDLTDDDDRVEITRKSLPRSELSTPVDDYRASKFLSEDWIKDLTTKYSSKARELERQVAQEKIKTQVWDEQRKKDAEDLEKKIRVNLKIYQREPVVIEDVPISDEEEEEEEGEEKEEVLPELTSEMESRISQCLQRGNGADVLVDKFKQQITRTDIATLGGLNWLNDEVINFYMNLLMDRGSKPNMPKVHAFNTFFYPKISQGGQQSVRRWTKTVDVLAVDYIIVPVHLGMHWCLAVINFKKKEIQYYDSMGGTNQKCLNLLKTYLCDESKEKKKKDFDLTGWNTVTMKDIPQQMNGSDCGMFTCKFADYITREAPITFTQQHMPYFRRRMVYEIVTGKLLQ, from the exons ATGATACATTCGTTCACCAACAAAttcaaatcattgatatttgCTTCCGAAGAGAAAGACGACGTTCCGAATGTAGATCGAAAGAGAAAGAGGCCGTTCGATGAAGG GCCTGATGGTGTAGAACTGGGTGGTGTGAAAAAAATAAAGACAGAAAGGACAAGTT CCTTTTTCGATCTGTTCAGCACAAACATTGTGCAAAACATGGCCGACTGGGTCCAGAAGAAAACACCCGCACTTTTCAATTGGGGATCTGTTGAAGACAAACCAGTCAACCACAACGGCAATGGTGTCCGTAGAAATGGCGATCACCATACGGATTCCTTCAAGAAGAGCTCTGCTCCCCTTAG TTATTCCCGGAATGATGTACCTACTGCATACAGACCAGGCACATTTCAAGTGTATGAGCCCACATATAAACAGTTGACCACTGAC AACTTGTCTCGTGGCCCGTTACATAAAAGATCAACAGAGAATCGAACAGTACAAACAGATGATTTGCCTGGCACAT TGATTCCAAACAGACCTCACAGGGCAAAGGAGAAGTTTATAACCAGAAACAAACACCAGTTCTCAGCTTCAGAG AGTGTACGACTGGATGAGAGAGCCAGATACCAGCAGCTGCTACAAAAGTTCACGACGGTTCCACTGGGTGAGACGGGGGACACAGCCAAGAAGGAAATCAAGCACCCAGTCAGGGTACCAGAACTCACAAA GTTTTACTTTAAGGGGAATGACAGCATACTGGGTGCCACTGTCGGCCCAGATGTGAAGAAAGACGTGCCCAGTCGCTCTACCAGACAAGATAGTGTGAAGTTTAAAGTCCATCCTAGTCAGAAATCTACCCCAAGGCCTGTTGTAAATG GTACCACATCCCCTGTAGATGAAAGTCTCATCCATATCACAGACATATCAGCCATTCCCTCCCTGCAGCCTGACTCCGTGAGGAAGCAGCCACCACCAAAAATCATAG ATTTAACAGACGATGATGACAGGGTTGAAATAACAAGAAAAAG TCTACCTCGAAGTGAGTTGTCCACCCCTGTGGATGATTATCGGGCATCAAAGTTTCTCTCAGAGGACTGGATTAAAGACTT gaCCACAAAATACAGCAGTAAGGCAAGAGAATTAGAGAGACAGGTGGCACAagagaaaataaaaacacaagtaTGGGACGAACAG AGGAAGAAAGATGCCGAGGACTTGGAGAAGAAGATCCGTGTGAACCTGAAGATCTACCAGCGCGAGCCTGTGGTCATTGAGGATGTACCCATAtctgatgaggaggaggaggaggaggagggagaGGAAAAGGAAGAAGTCCTGCCTG AGCTGACATCAGAAATGGAGTCGAGGATTAGCCAGTGTTTACAGAGGGGTAATGGAGCGGATGTGTTAGTAGACAAGTTTAAGCAACAGATCACGCGCACTGACATAGCAACCCTCGGCGGACTGAACTGGCTCAATGATGAG GTGATCAACTTTTACATGAATCTTCTCATGGATCGAGGCAGCAAGCCCAATATGCCAAAGGTTCACGCCTTCAACACATTCTTCTACCCGAAAATCAGTCAAGGGGGTCAGCAGTCAGTGAGACGATGGACAAAGACTGTTGACGTCCTGGCCGTAGACTACATCATAGTTCCTGTCCATCTGGGCATGCACTGGTGTCTGGCT GTTATAAACTTCAAAAAGAAGGAAATCCAGTATTACGATTCAATGGGAGGAACCAACCAAAAGTGCCTAAACCTTCTCAA GACTTATCTTTGTGATGAAAGCAAAGAGAAGAAGAAGAAAGACTTTGATCTCACTGGCTGGAACACAGTAACAATGAAG GATATACCCCAGCAGATGAATGGGTCTGACTGTGGAATGTTCACCTGTAAGTTTGCTGACTACATCACCAGGGAGGCTCCCATCACATTTACTCAG